From Sphingomonas bisphenolicum, one genomic window encodes:
- a CDS encoding pyruvate carboxylase — protein sequence MAHIEFLDETMRDGQQSLWGLRMRAGMALPVSPLIDRTGFKTIDLTGGGMLDVLTRYCQENYWEGLDLLVASMPNTPLRAGLRSNANVTFSVSPRALMDLWVRRLCAHGVRSFWIYDVLFGFDNMLRLAKVAKESDAWVAAAVMFALSPVHTDAYYAEKVRVLAASPDVDSILLYDTAGVLEKERLQTLMPGIVAAANGKPIEFHANNLLGQTAKAYLDAVDLGVSVLHTASKPMANGPSVPATETMVRNIELKGHTHNLDTSLFQPVADHFRAVGKAAGFLVDQYAEYDIFSIEHQIPGGMMGTFKAQLAMHNMTDRIGDVLAEVAAVRKDLGYPGMATPFSQLVGIQAVLNIVTGERYGTVPDEVVQYAAGFYGETVAPIDANVLDRIMGSARAKEVLDNPPPDPDLAELKKQYGTDDEDELILRATVPQADIDKMRATGPVRRDYPLLSSPELEQMRKLMQVATMPVVELKSAGLNLSLRRE from the coding sequence ATGGCTCATATCGAATTTCTCGACGAAACGATGCGCGACGGGCAGCAGAGCCTGTGGGGCCTGCGGATGCGCGCGGGCATGGCGCTGCCGGTGTCGCCGCTGATCGACAGGACGGGCTTCAAGACCATCGACCTGACCGGCGGCGGCATGCTCGACGTGCTGACCCGCTATTGCCAGGAAAATTATTGGGAGGGTCTGGACCTGCTGGTCGCTTCCATGCCCAACACGCCGTTGCGGGCCGGGCTGCGCTCCAACGCCAATGTCACTTTCAGCGTCAGCCCGCGCGCGCTGATGGACCTGTGGGTCCGGCGCCTGTGCGCGCATGGCGTGCGGTCCTTCTGGATCTATGACGTGTTGTTCGGCTTCGACAATATGCTGCGCCTGGCCAAGGTTGCCAAGGAAAGCGACGCCTGGGTGGCGGCCGCCGTCATGTTTGCGCTCTCGCCCGTCCATACCGACGCCTATTATGCGGAAAAGGTGCGCGTGCTGGCCGCGAGTCCCGACGTGGACAGCATCCTGCTGTACGACACGGCCGGCGTGCTGGAGAAGGAGCGGCTCCAGACCCTGATGCCTGGCATCGTCGCGGCAGCCAATGGCAAGCCGATCGAATTCCACGCCAACAATCTGCTGGGCCAGACCGCCAAGGCCTATCTGGATGCGGTGGACCTGGGCGTGTCCGTCCTCCACACCGCCAGCAAGCCGATGGCGAACGGCCCGTCCGTGCCCGCGACCGAGACGATGGTGCGCAATATCGAATTGAAGGGGCATACCCATAATCTGGATACGAGCCTGTTCCAGCCGGTGGCCGATCATTTCCGCGCCGTTGGCAAGGCGGCGGGCTTCCTGGTCGACCAATATGCCGAATATGACATTTTCTCGATCGAGCACCAGATTCCCGGCGGGATGATGGGCACGTTCAAGGCGCAACTGGCCATGCACAATATGACCGACCGGATCGGCGACGTGCTGGCCGAAGTCGCGGCGGTGCGCAAGGATCTGGGCTATCCCGGCATGGCGACGCCGTTCAGCCAGTTGGTCGGCATCCAGGCGGTGCTGAACATCGTCACCGGCGAGCGTTATGGCACCGTGCCCGACGAGGTCGTGCAATATGCCGCCGGCTTCTATGGCGAGACGGTCGCGCCGATCGACGCCAATGTGCTGGACCGCATCATGGGCAGCGCGCGGGCGAAGGAAGTGCTGGACAATCCGCCGCCTGATCCGGACCTGGCCGAGCTGAAGAAGCAATATGGCACGGACGACGAGGACGAACTGATCCTGCGTGCCACCGTGCCGCAGGCGGACATCGACAAGATGCGTGCGACCGGGCCGGTGCGCCGCGACTATCCGCTGCTGTCGTCGCCCGAACTGGAACAGATGCGCAAGCTGATGCAGGTCGCCACCATGCCGGTGGTGGAGTTGAAGTCCGCCGGCCTCAACCTCAGCCTGCGGAGAGAGTGA
- a CDS encoding nitroreductase family deazaflavin-dependent oxidoreductase: MTSEKMDAIRAKDLAKDEFKDLPNLVKDELEKHRQLYLSDPVAAHYWDPIVIGTPGGAVACLLLHHLGHKSGVWRNTALQYYRFNGDILIVASRGGTEEPPSWYLNLMANNACRIQVGANGSSAVARVITGEARAAYWDHISREQPAQIEYQQRCRREIPIIALDLPEGVRL, encoded by the coding sequence ATGACTTCGGAAAAGATGGACGCGATCCGCGCGAAGGATCTGGCCAAGGACGAATTCAAGGACTTGCCCAATCTGGTGAAGGACGAACTGGAAAAACACCGGCAGCTCTATCTGTCAGATCCCGTGGCCGCCCATTATTGGGACCCGATCGTGATCGGCACGCCTGGGGGCGCGGTCGCCTGCCTGCTGCTCCACCATCTGGGTCACAAGAGCGGCGTCTGGCGCAATACGGCGCTGCAATATTACCGGTTCAACGGCGACATATTGATCGTCGCGTCGCGCGGCGGGACCGAGGAGCCGCCGAGCTGGTATCTCAACCTGATGGCGAATAACGCTTGCCGCATCCAGGTCGGCGCAAACGGCTCGTCCGCTGTCGCCCGCGTCATCACGGGCGAGGCGCGGGCGGCCTATTGGGACCATATCTCGCGCGAACAGCCCGCCCAGATCGAATATCAGCAGCGTTGCCGGCGCGAGATACCGATCATCGCGCTCGACCTGCCCGAAGGCGTGCGCCTGTAG
- a CDS encoding SDR family NAD(P)-dependent oxidoreductase: protein MTAIDLKDKVALVTGGASGIGKACVEALLAAGARVVIADLDGDAARALAVTLGPNVAGTAADTTDEASCFAMVDFARQQFGALHIAVNNAGVTSTHTPISELALAEWRRVASVNMDGVFLSLKAEIPAMRDAGGGAVVNIGSVMSAVAAAGASAYTTCKHAIVGLTKAAALEGAPMGIRVNAVGPGYVETPLLQQATRDRMAEIAALHALGRIAQPEEIAAAVCFLVSPLASFMTGTYYPVDGGYLAR, encoded by the coding sequence ATGACTGCAATCGATCTGAAGGACAAGGTCGCCCTGGTCACGGGCGGCGCATCGGGCATCGGCAAGGCCTGCGTCGAGGCGCTGCTCGCCGCGGGCGCCAGGGTGGTGATCGCCGACCTCGATGGCGACGCGGCGCGGGCGCTGGCTGTCACACTCGGCCCGAATGTCGCTGGCACGGCGGCCGATACGACGGACGAGGCATCCTGTTTCGCCATGGTGGACTTCGCCCGGCAGCAGTTCGGCGCGCTTCATATCGCCGTCAACAATGCCGGCGTCACCAGCACGCATACGCCGATCAGCGAACTCGCCCTCGCCGAATGGCGGCGCGTCGCATCGGTCAATATGGACGGCGTGTTCCTGAGCCTGAAGGCCGAAATCCCGGCGATGCGGGATGCCGGCGGTGGCGCGGTGGTGAATATCGGCTCGGTCATGTCCGCCGTCGCGGCGGCCGGCGCGTCCGCCTACACCACCTGCAAGCACGCCATCGTCGGCCTGACCAAGGCCGCCGCGCTGGAAGGTGCGCCGATGGGCATCCGCGTCAACGCGGTCGGTCCGGGCTATGTGGAAACGCCGCTGCTGCAACAGGCGACGCGCGACCGGATGGCGGAGATCGCGGCCCTGCACGCCCTCGGCCGCATCGCCCAGCCGGAGGAGATCGCCGCCGCCGTCTGTTTCCTGGTCTCGCCGCTCGCCAGCTTCATGACCGGCACCTATTATCCCGTCGATGGCGGCTATCTGGCGCGTTGA
- a CDS encoding alpha/beta fold hydrolase yields the protein MHTLSLPTGATIAFDDSGGGNSGDGGTAILFSHGYMMNRSMFAPQIDHFAGRWRCIAWDARAHGDTVWEGPFDYWDSARDMLAMMDALALDKVIHVGMSQGGLVGMRAALLAPERFHGLVQLSTQAGEAPKSDDDTFPRQIADWIANGPDPEKLAFLGGFILGPGVDHAPWHEAWSRVTKTQVRDATGALASIDPLFHRLRDVTMPVAVIHGLADLATSHELGLLTAQGVPDPRVVTLVPGGPHAVNLSNPRRVNRAIEDFILELASEDPTIRQKT from the coding sequence ATGCACACATTATCCTTGCCCACAGGCGCGACCATCGCGTTCGACGACAGCGGTGGCGGCAACAGCGGCGATGGGGGCACCGCCATCCTTTTCAGCCACGGCTATATGATGAACCGGTCGATGTTCGCGCCCCAGATCGACCATTTCGCCGGCCGCTGGCGCTGCATCGCCTGGGACGCGCGGGCGCATGGGGACACGGTCTGGGAAGGGCCGTTCGACTATTGGGATTCCGCGCGCGACATGCTGGCGATGATGGATGCGCTGGCCCTCGACAAAGTGATCCATGTCGGCATGAGCCAGGGTGGGCTGGTCGGGATGCGCGCCGCCCTGCTCGCGCCGGAGCGTTTCCACGGCCTCGTCCAGCTTTCGACGCAGGCGGGCGAGGCGCCCAAGAGCGACGACGACACATTTCCCCGCCAAATCGCCGACTGGATCGCCAATGGTCCCGACCCGGAAAAACTCGCTTTTCTCGGCGGTTTCATCCTGGGGCCGGGTGTCGATCACGCCCCATGGCACGAAGCCTGGTCGCGCGTGACAAAGACGCAAGTGCGCGACGCCACCGGCGCGCTGGCATCGATCGATCCGCTGTTTCACAGGCTGCGCGACGTCACCATGCCGGTCGCGGTGATCCACGGCCTCGCCGACTTGGCCACCTCGCACGAACTGGGACTGCTAACGGCGCAGGGCGTCCCCGATCCGCGCGTTGTTACGCTCGTGCCGGGCGGCCCCCATGCGGTAAACCTCAGCAATCCGCGGCGGGTGAACCGGGCGATCGAGGACTTCATCCTCGAACTGGCCAGCGAAGATCCAACAATAAGGCAAAAGACATGA
- a CDS encoding SDR family NAD(P)-dependent oxidoreductase, protein MIDLEGRHIAIVGAAGELGAAMAALLLDLGARVVAIDHDAAALQAMSGPSNLHIIVADVTDEAAMARAFEALKAPLDGLVNGAGIENAATPLDALDTALFRRVMDVNVTGVFLGMKHGVPHMRTPGGSIVNIASTGGIKGAAGMSAYVASKHAVIGLTRCAAIDYGPIGLRVNALCPGPLDGRMIDAIMGSRPGEPSDRAKARMAAIPSRRFGAMAEVAQATAYLLSDAATFVNGACHMVDGGISAI, encoded by the coding sequence TTGATCGACCTAGAAGGCCGCCACATCGCCATCGTCGGCGCGGCGGGCGAACTGGGTGCGGCCATGGCCGCATTGCTGCTCGACCTGGGCGCACGGGTCGTCGCCATCGACCACGACGCGGCCGCCCTTCAAGCCATGTCCGGCCCATCGAACCTGCACATCATCGTCGCCGACGTCACGGACGAGGCCGCAATGGCCCGAGCCTTCGAGGCGCTGAAGGCTCCGCTCGACGGCCTCGTCAACGGCGCAGGCATAGAGAATGCGGCGACCCCGCTCGATGCGCTCGACACCGCGCTCTTCCGCCGTGTGATGGACGTCAACGTCACCGGCGTTTTCCTGGGCATGAAGCATGGCGTGCCCCATATGCGCACGCCCGGCGGATCGATCGTCAACATCGCCAGCACCGGCGGCATCAAGGGCGCGGCGGGCATGAGCGCCTATGTCGCCAGCAAGCATGCCGTGATCGGCCTTACCCGCTGCGCCGCGATCGACTACGGCCCCATAGGACTGCGCGTCAACGCGCTCTGCCCCGGCCCGCTCGACGGGCGAATGATCGACGCGATCATGGGCAGCAGGCCGGGCGAACCGTCCGACCGGGCGAAGGCCCGCATGGCGGCGATCCCCAGCCGCCGCTTCGGCGCGATGGCGGAGGTCGCGCAGGCAACCGCCTATCTGCTGTCCGACGCTGCCACCTTTGTAAATGGCGCCTGTCACATGGTGGACGGCGGCATATCGGCGATATGA
- a CDS encoding NADH:flavin oxidoreductase/NADH oxidase family protein: MPPALTDPLTLPCGAVLKNRIVKGAMTEGIGTPDNRATADHAALYGRWARGGAGLLLTGNVQIDRRFVERPGNVAIDDNGGLELLAAYAAAGRENGTHIWMQINHPGRQAGASPETFVAPSAMPLVGGTGMCRALSVAEIHDIQRRFVHVAVTARETGFTGVQVHAAHGYLLSQFLSPLTNQRDDDWGGSLENRARLLLDIVTAIRTATGPDFPVSVKLNSADFQKGGLTEEESVQIVHWLCAAGIDLLEISGGSYESQVMVGRERDGTLRKKASTLAREAYFLDFAARLRPHVSVPLAVTGGFRSRAAMTQSLKTGALDAIGIARPLCLDAGLIDDLLGGRIDRLPSPDDLPGTEAQATIAYYFNQIRHLATGDAIETDIDWQAQLDAHSAYDAALTERYLATFAS, translated from the coding sequence ATGCCCCCCGCCCTGACCGACCCGTTGACGCTGCCCTGCGGCGCCGTGCTCAAGAACCGCATCGTCAAAGGCGCGATGACCGAAGGCATCGGCACGCCGGACAATCGCGCGACCGCCGATCATGCCGCGCTCTACGGTCGCTGGGCGCGGGGCGGCGCGGGGCTGCTACTGACCGGCAATGTGCAGATCGATCGCCGCTTCGTCGAGCGGCCCGGCAATGTCGCGATCGACGACAATGGCGGGCTGGAGCTGCTCGCCGCCTATGCCGCTGCCGGACGGGAGAATGGCACCCATATCTGGATGCAGATCAACCATCCCGGTCGCCAGGCGGGCGCGTCGCCCGAGACCTTCGTCGCGCCGTCGGCCATGCCATTGGTCGGCGGCACGGGCATGTGTCGTGCGCTGAGCGTCGCGGAAATCCACGATATCCAGCGCCGCTTCGTCCATGTCGCGGTCACCGCCCGCGAAACCGGCTTTACCGGCGTGCAGGTCCATGCCGCGCATGGCTATCTCCTGTCCCAATTCCTCAGCCCGCTGACCAACCAGCGCGACGATGATTGGGGCGGCAGCCTGGAAAACCGCGCACGCCTGCTGCTCGACATCGTCACCGCCATCCGCACCGCGACCGGCCCGGATTTCCCGGTCTCGGTTAAACTCAACAGCGCCGATTTCCAGAAGGGCGGCCTCACCGAAGAGGAATCGGTCCAGATCGTCCACTGGCTTTGCGCGGCTGGCATCGACCTGCTGGAGATTTCCGGCGGCAGCTATGAATCGCAGGTCATGGTCGGTCGCGAACGGGATGGCACGTTGCGCAAGAAAGCCTCCACCCTGGCGCGCGAAGCCTATTTCCTCGATTTCGCCGCGCGGTTGCGCCCGCATGTATCCGTGCCGCTCGCCGTCACCGGCGGTTTCCGAAGCCGCGCCGCGATGACGCAATCGCTGAAGACAGGCGCGCTCGACGCGATCGGCATCGCCCGCCCGCTCTGCCTAGACGCCGGCCTTATCGACGATCTGCTCGGCGGCCGGATCGACCGCCTCCCCTCCCCCGACGATCTGCCGGGCACGGAGGCGCAGGCGACCATCGCCTATTATTTCAATCAGATCCGCCATCTGGCGACCGGCGACGCGATCGAGACGGACATCGACTGGCAGGCCCAGCTCGACGCGCACAGCGCCTATGACGCGGCTCTCACTGAACGCTATCTCGCGACCTTCGCTTCATGA
- a CDS encoding 2,4'-dihydroxyacetophenone dioxygenase family protein, with product MTHDHPAGSFRHSELLLETSSQDDRLWVPAAMDRVWMRPLMFDTVSGAWANVTRIRTEGKISRHAHACPVQAYVLSGQWRYREREWIASAGHYLLEPAGDTHTLIGLPGGSETLFWIAGSLIELDDDNRPVGQSNVFTRIEQSAAHFEKVGLGRDYVRRYIR from the coding sequence ATGACGCATGACCATCCCGCCGGATCGTTCCGGCACAGCGAATTGCTGCTGGAAACCAGCAGTCAGGACGACCGCTTATGGGTGCCCGCAGCGATGGACCGCGTGTGGATGCGCCCGCTGATGTTCGACACTGTGTCGGGCGCCTGGGCCAATGTCACACGCATTCGGACGGAAGGAAAAATCAGCCGCCACGCCCATGCCTGCCCGGTCCAGGCCTATGTCCTGTCAGGCCAGTGGCGTTATCGCGAGCGCGAGTGGATCGCGAGCGCCGGCCACTATCTGCTCGAGCCGGCGGGCGACACCCATACGCTGATCGGTCTGCCCGGCGGATCGGAAACCCTGTTCTGGATCGCCGGATCGCTGATCGAACTGGACGATGACAACCGGCCCGTCGGCCAGTCCAACGTCTTCACCCGCATCGAACAGAGCGCCGCCCATTTCGAAAAGGTCGGCCTCGGCCGCGACTATGTCCGCCGTTACATCCGCTAG
- a CDS encoding membrane-bound PQQ-dependent dehydrogenase, glucose/quinate/shikimate family translates to MIWLVRLLAALLLLVGIAVALGGAWLAWLGGSPYYLPGGVAVAFCGYWLCRGDRRAGWLYALFLTVTILWALWEVGFDGWQLTARIVGPALFGLPFLLPFVRRRIGRGALAAGLAGLAGCLLILGCALRSPMEIAAEGGRMTTPIALSGDPGQWPSWGRDDAGTRFSPLTQITPANVEKLQLAWTFDTGHDPMSAPVPSPLQSTPLMVDDKLLLCTQTNIVFALDPETGKPLWRFDPKVDAKGGSAVRTCRGVAYHDGSNAAPATCPRRVITATYGAQLIALDSATGRPCPGFGQSGFVDLNQGMGRTAPGLYYISSAPVIVGDVIVLGGWVADNVSTDEPSGVVRGYDVITGALRWAWDMGNPNNAHGPPAGQAYTRSTPNSWAPMSVDAKLRLVFVPTGNATPDHFGAYRSAQSEKYSSSVVALDAGTGAVRWSFQTTHHDLWDYDVASQPTLIDLPVPGGAVPALVQPTKRGELFLLDRRTGKPLADVRERPAPQAGKVPEERLSPTQPFSVGMPSLAGDRISERDMWGITPIDQLWCRIHFRKLRYDGPNTPPGLTESLLYPSLGGGMNWSGVSYDPDRRLLLVNSIYYPTLMQLVPRATVGGGAKGPGASHNATDFAAPLPMAGTPYGARLRGFTSPLGTLCLAPPYGRMTAIDMTTRTIAWQRPVGTVQDSGPLGLEIGLPIRMGMPGFGGTLVTRSGLTFFGGLKERAFRAFATDTGKELWSVRMPASGNANPMTYVGPRSGRQFVVIAATGHVTSQSFPLGRTFHAYALPQEGK, encoded by the coding sequence ATGATCTGGCTGGTCCGCCTCCTCGCCGCGTTGCTGCTGCTCGTCGGCATCGCCGTGGCCCTCGGCGGCGCCTGGCTGGCGTGGCTGGGCGGATCGCCTTATTATCTGCCGGGCGGCGTCGCCGTGGCGTTCTGCGGCTATTGGCTGTGCCGCGGCGACCGCCGGGCCGGCTGGCTCTACGCACTGTTCCTGACGGTGACGATCCTGTGGGCCTTATGGGAAGTCGGCTTCGACGGCTGGCAGCTCACCGCCCGTATCGTCGGCCCTGCGCTGTTCGGCCTTCCTTTCCTGTTGCCGTTCGTCCGCCGCCGGATCGGCCGTGGCGCGCTGGCCGCGGGGCTGGCGGGCCTTGCCGGATGCCTGCTGATCCTGGGTTGCGCGCTCCGGTCGCCAATGGAGATCGCGGCGGAGGGAGGCCGGATGACAACGCCGATCGCCCTATCCGGCGATCCCGGCCAATGGCCGTCCTGGGGCCGCGACGATGCCGGCACACGCTTTTCGCCGCTGACGCAAATTACCCCGGCCAATGTCGAGAAGCTCCAGCTCGCCTGGACTTTCGACACCGGCCACGACCCGATGAGCGCCCCTGTCCCCAGCCCGCTGCAATCCACGCCACTGATGGTGGACGACAAGCTGCTGCTCTGCACCCAGACCAATATCGTCTTCGCGCTCGACCCGGAAACCGGCAAGCCGCTCTGGCGCTTCGACCCGAAGGTCGATGCCAAAGGCGGTTCGGCGGTGCGCACCTGCCGCGGCGTCGCCTATCATGACGGCAGCAATGCTGCTCCTGCTACCTGCCCCCGCCGCGTCATCACCGCGACCTATGGGGCGCAGCTCATCGCGCTCGACAGCGCCACAGGACGACCCTGCCCCGGTTTCGGCCAGAGCGGCTTCGTCGATCTGAATCAAGGCATGGGCCGCACCGCGCCCGGCCTCTACTATATCAGCTCCGCGCCGGTGATTGTCGGCGACGTCATCGTGTTGGGCGGCTGGGTCGCGGACAATGTCAGCACGGACGAGCCATCGGGTGTGGTGCGCGGTTACGATGTCATCACCGGCGCGCTGCGCTGGGCCTGGGATATGGGGAATCCCAATAATGCGCACGGTCCGCCGGCCGGCCAGGCCTATACCCGCTCAACACCCAATAGCTGGGCGCCGATGAGCGTCGACGCGAAATTGCGCCTTGTCTTCGTTCCAACCGGCAATGCGACCCCGGATCATTTCGGCGCCTATCGTTCCGCGCAAAGTGAAAAATATAGCAGCTCCGTCGTCGCGCTGGATGCTGGAACCGGCGCGGTGCGGTGGTCCTTCCAGACCACGCATCACGACCTGTGGGACTATGACGTCGCGTCACAGCCGACCCTGATCGACCTCCCGGTGCCCGGCGGGGCGGTCCCTGCGCTGGTACAGCCGACCAAGCGCGGCGAATTGTTCCTGCTCGACCGCCGCACCGGCAAGCCGCTGGCCGACGTCCGCGAACGGCCCGCGCCGCAGGCGGGCAAGGTGCCGGAAGAACGCCTATCCCCCACTCAGCCCTTCTCCGTCGGCATGCCCTCGCTTGCGGGCGATCGGATCAGCGAGCGTGACATGTGGGGCATCACCCCGATCGACCAGCTCTGGTGTCGCATCCATTTCCGCAAGCTGCGTTATGACGGCCCCAACACGCCGCCGGGCCTGACCGAATCCCTGCTCTATCCCAGCCTGGGCGGCGGCATGAACTGGAGCGGCGTGTCCTATGATCCCGACCGGCGCCTGCTGCTGGTCAACAGCATCTATTACCCCACGCTGATGCAACTGGTCCCGCGCGCCACGGTCGGTGGCGGCGCGAAGGGACCGGGCGCCAGCCACAATGCCACCGATTTCGCCGCGCCCCTGCCGATGGCCGGCACCCCTTATGGCGCCCGACTGCGTGGCTTCACCAGCCCGCTCGGCACGCTATGCCTGGCGCCGCCCTATGGCCGTATGACCGCGATCGACATGACGACGCGCACAATCGCCTGGCAGCGGCCCGTGGGCACGGTGCAGGACAGCGGTCCGCTGGGACTGGAGATCGGCCTGCCGATCCGCATGGGTATGCCCGGCTTCGGCGGCACGCTCGTCACGCGCAGTGGCCTCACCTTCTTCGGCGGCCTCAAGGAACGCGCCTTCCGCGCCTTCGCGACGGATACGGGCAAGGAACTCTGGTCGGTGCGCATGCCCGCCAGCGGCAACGCCAATCCCATGACCTATGTCGGCCCCCGCAGCGGACGGCAGTTCGTGGTCATCGCCGCCACTGGCCACGTCACGTCACAATCCTTCCCGCTCGGCCGTACCTTCCACGCCTATGCGCTGCCACAGGAGGGCAAATGA
- a CDS encoding SDR family NAD(P)-dependent oxidoreductase yields the protein MTQPFDGKVALVTGGASGIGAAFARTIVRDGGRIAIADLNEDMGQALVAELGAGKASFTRTDVSQQDDVIAFVDGAAAHFGRIDMLFNNAGIGGMGTTLDLDAATFRRVMEVDLYSVFYGCKAALPHMLRNGSGAIVNNASISGMLGDFGMTAYNTAKGGVINYTRALAMDMAKSGIRVNAICPGCVDTPLFAGLKAAESVFDNFIRAVPMTRIGQPEEIAEVVAFLASDKASYMTGAVIPVDGGITATSGFPDLAPFMEILQKGFNA from the coding sequence ATGACACAGCCATTCGACGGCAAGGTCGCGCTTGTGACAGGCGGCGCTTCCGGCATCGGCGCAGCGTTCGCCCGCACCATCGTGCGCGACGGCGGCCGCATCGCGATCGCCGATCTCAACGAGGATATGGGCCAGGCTCTGGTCGCCGAACTCGGCGCGGGCAAGGCCAGCTTCACCCGCACCGACGTATCGCAGCAGGACGATGTCATCGCCTTCGTCGACGGGGCAGCGGCACATTTCGGCCGGATCGACATGCTGTTCAACAATGCCGGCATCGGCGGCATGGGCACGACGCTCGATCTCGATGCCGCAACCTTCCGGCGGGTGATGGAGGTCGATCTCTATTCGGTCTTCTACGGCTGCAAGGCGGCGCTGCCGCACATGTTGCGCAACGGATCGGGGGCGATCGTCAACAACGCCTCCATTTCCGGCATGCTCGGCGATTTCGGCATGACCGCCTACAACACGGCGAAGGGCGGTGTGATCAACTATACGCGCGCACTGGCGATGGACATGGCCAAGTCCGGCATCCGCGTGAACGCTATCTGCCCCGGCTGCGTGGACACGCCGCTGTTCGCAGGGCTTAAGGCGGCCGAAAGTGTGTTCGACAATTTCATCCGCGCCGTTCCGATGACCCGGATCGGCCAGCCGGAAGAGATTGCCGAGGTGGTCGCCTTCCTGGCGTCGGACAAGGCGTCCTACATGACCGGCGCGGTAATCCCGGTCGATGGGGGGATCACCGCCACCTCCGGCTTCCCGGATCTGGCGCCCTTCATGGAGATATTACAAAAAGGCTTCAACGCATGA
- a CDS encoding nuclear transport factor 2 family protein translates to MPIAYNDDEAMVLEFLDHWESGNVDVLLRYFAQGASYIDMPLPPRHGMDQIRAYLDSVFSAFAVRIETLSIASRDRIIFTERVDYLRSNADPSIVVPLPVTGVMEVRDGKILAWRDYLDLRTAEEGLGIPIRPTDAALTGIPLNQGRAA, encoded by the coding sequence ATGCCGATAGCCTATAATGACGACGAAGCGATGGTGCTGGAGTTTCTGGATCATTGGGAAAGCGGCAATGTCGACGTGCTGCTCCGCTATTTTGCGCAAGGCGCCAGCTATATCGACATGCCGCTGCCGCCGCGCCACGGGATGGATCAGATCCGCGCCTATCTGGACAGCGTCTTTTCCGCCTTTGCGGTGCGGATCGAAACGCTCAGCATCGCCTCGCGCGACCGCATCATTTTCACCGAGCGGGTGGATTATCTGCGCTCCAATGCTGACCCGTCCATCGTCGTGCCACTGCCCGTTACCGGCGTCATGGAGGTGCGCGACGGCAAGATCCTCGCCTGGCGCGACTATCTGGACCTGCGCACGGCGGAGGAAGGGCTGGGCATCCCCATTCGTCCCACCGACGCGGCGCTGACCGGCATCCCCCTGAATCAGGGGCGGGCCGCATGA